CGGCGGCGGCCTTTTCGGGCTCCGAGGTCAGCGCCAGCTGCAGCAAATCGATCCTGAGCCGCAAAGCGCCCACAGGGTTCCGTAATTGGTGGGAAGTATCGGCGATCAGTTGGCGCTGCGAATCGATGCTCTCCGTGACGGTGTTGGCCATCGCAGTAAATGAGCGGCTCAGCTCCCGCAGCTCTGGCGGGCCGGCATCGGGGAGATGGCTCGTCTTGCCTGTCGCCTCAAGTTCATGGACGGCTTTGCTGAGGCGATGGACCGGCTTCAGGACCCAGCCGGTGAGGCGGGCTGCTGCCAAGAGCAGGAGCGCGCCAAGCGCCACTGCCGCGAGTCCGACCACGAGCCACCGCTCCCTCAATTTCTGCCGGGCCGCCTCGGGATTGACTTCAAGGACGGCCTCCCCAAGCACCTGGCTGGCTGTACCGAAAGACCGCGAGATGACCTCCGTCCCGGATCCGAACGGCCTGAGCGGGCTGAGCGTGGTGTCGCTGAGGTTCAAGCTCGCCCGGTTCAATGCCTCACGGACTTCGGCCCGATCCTCACTGAGGCCGCCTGAGCGCACTGTCTGCGGCTGCAGGCGGATCAGGATACCCTCGCCGTAGAGCTCGGAATAGCGGTCCATTTCGCGTTGCAGCTGGGTGGTGTCATTGTCCAAAGAAGCGTCATTGGCGAGCTGGGCGAAGCGGTTCAATGATGTGACGCGGTTGATCTGGAGTTCCTGGGCGAGCTCCCTGCCGGCCGACGTCAGGATGACGCTGGACACGGTGACCACAATGAGCACTGCGATCACGCTCAGGATGGCCAGTACGCGGATCTTCACGTCTGCTC
This window of the Arthrobacter sp. StoSoilB5 genome carries:
- a CDS encoding HAMP domain-containing sensor histidine kinase, with amino-acid sequence MKIRVLAILSVIAVLIVVTVSSVILTSAGRELAQELQINRVTSLNRFAQLANDASLDNDTTQLQREMDRYSELYGEGILIRLQPQTVRSGGLSEDRAEVREALNRASLNLSDTTLSPLRPFGSGTEVISRSFGTASQVLGEAVLEVNPEAARQKLRERWLVVGLAAVALGALLLLAAARLTGWVLKPVHRLSKAVHELEATGKTSHLPDAGPPELRELSRSFTAMANTVTESIDSQRQLIADTSHQLRNPVGALRLRIDLLQLALTSEPEKAAAAGVVAELERVEAILDGVLKLATAEHRAFEWSTRADQATEHKHHAVIDPFPVLQGEVERALPAAERAGSTITLAQPEQPLELACSPDELAHMVGELLANAIKYAPAARITVATKRTQGGLAVEISDDGPGLSAEQRAASTTRFWRAPQHSRIAGNGLGMTIVDRLAHANGGALVLEGREPHGLTARLEFQQPQGGRGE